In a genomic window of Deltaproteobacteria bacterium:
- a CDS encoding haloacid dehalogenase type II: MAVSPPVRDGAKTGPLQRGTNMRSQRRDFLKMVAIGGASFGALASKTAAAEEAQRKRAPRGAAELNKIKSLAFDAYGTLFDVHSVVSLGEQLFPGQGTALSNTWRLKQLQYTWSRSLMGRYENFWKVTEDGLVFAAKSLKLDLDASKRKQLMDAYLSLTAFPDVAPGLEQLKSAGYKLAILSNGEPRMLQAAAKSAGIDRFLARIISVDEIKIYKPSPRVYELGPKRLQSPREATGFVSSNAWDVAGAANFGLATFWINRGKQPMDELGFAPDKEVDKITDLPALLKAV, from the coding sequence GCGATTTCTTGAAGATGGTCGCAATCGGAGGCGCGAGCTTCGGTGCGCTCGCCTCGAAGACCGCCGCCGCCGAGGAGGCGCAGCGCAAACGCGCACCGCGCGGCGCTGCAGAGCTCAACAAGATCAAGAGCCTCGCCTTCGACGCGTACGGCACGCTCTTCGATGTCCATTCCGTCGTGTCGCTCGGCGAGCAACTCTTCCCCGGCCAGGGCACGGCGCTGAGCAACACCTGGCGCCTCAAGCAGCTGCAGTACACCTGGAGCCGGAGCTTGATGGGACGCTATGAGAACTTCTGGAAAGTGACCGAGGATGGTCTGGTCTTCGCGGCGAAGAGCCTGAAGCTTGACCTCGATGCTTCCAAGCGCAAGCAGCTGATGGATGCCTATCTCTCCCTGACCGCGTTCCCTGACGTGGCCCCGGGCCTCGAGCAGCTCAAGTCGGCGGGCTACAAGCTCGCCATTCTCTCCAACGGGGAACCGCGCATGCTGCAGGCGGCTGCGAAGAGCGCGGGGATCGATCGCTTCCTCGCGCGCATCATCAGCGTGGACGAGATCAAGATTTACAAGCCCAGCCCCCGCGTCTACGAGCTCGGCCCGAAGAGACTCCAGAGTCCTCGGGAGGCGACCGGCTTCGTCTCTTCAAATGCATGGGACGTAGCGGGGGCCGCGAACTTCGGTCTGGCGACCTTCTGGATCAACCGCGGCAAGCAGCCGATGGACGAGCTCGGGTTCGCCCCCGACAAGGAAGTCGACAAGATCACCGACCTGCCTGCGCTACTGAAAGCGGTCTGA
- a CDS encoding molybdopterin-binding protein encodes MTVSRRTLLGLALLPLGCDSSKPHEGFLGLTERLNDRMQRAFFRPGKLASEESAGALTPQGAFPLYKVADEYPAAPADWKLRVHGLVARRLDLSLTDLRRLTPTQFRVRHHCVEGWSAVASWQGVRVSEIARLCGADPRARFVEFRSFEEGYPNAGASPVRYYSSWDRESVEHPQTILAYGRNGAPLSLEEGAPVRLYSAVKLGYKMVKWVDEVVFQPVRTGGYWEDLGYEWFAGV; translated from the coding sequence ATGACCGTCTCGAGAAGGACGCTCCTCGGCCTCGCGTTGCTTCCGCTGGGGTGTGACTCAAGCAAACCACACGAGGGTTTTCTCGGGCTCACGGAGCGGCTCAACGACCGCATGCAGCGCGCGTTCTTTCGCCCGGGAAAGCTCGCCTCCGAAGAATCCGCCGGGGCTCTCACGCCGCAGGGAGCCTTTCCGCTGTACAAAGTCGCCGACGAATATCCCGCCGCCCCGGCCGACTGGAAGCTGCGTGTCCATGGCCTCGTGGCGAGGCGGCTCGATCTTTCGCTCACCGACCTCCGCCGCCTGACGCCAACGCAATTCCGCGTCCGGCACCATTGCGTCGAAGGCTGGTCCGCCGTCGCGTCATGGCAGGGCGTGCGTGTCTCGGAGATCGCCCGGCTTTGCGGCGCCGACCCGCGCGCCAGGTTCGTCGAATTCCGCAGCTTCGAGGAGGGCTATCCGAACGCGGGTGCGTCGCCCGTTCGCTACTACTCGAGCTGGGATCGCGAGAGTGTGGAGCATCCGCAGACCATCCTCGCCTACGGCCGCAACGGCGCCCCGCTGTCACTCGAGGAGGGCGCGCCGGTGCGTCTCTACTCGGCGGTCAAACTCGGTTACAAGATGGTCAAGTGGGTGGACGAGGTCGTCTTCCAACCCGTTCGCACGGGCGGTTACTGGGAGGACCTCGGCTACGAATGGTTCGCAGGGGTGTGA